Proteins found in one Neomonachus schauinslandi chromosome 1, ASM220157v2, whole genome shotgun sequence genomic segment:
- the ICOSLG gene encoding ICOS ligand gives MFLLLLGALQATDIQEQEVRALVGSDVELSCIFPEGHTFDLEDLYVYWQISILGHPTTVTYYLSGNSSAGLEDNRYRDRAWLVPESMKHGDFSLHLYNITPQDEQKFSCLVFRKSLQLKKILDVVVTLHVAANYSMPMVSIPSGLHEDEELTFTCTSTNGYPKPNVYWINKTDNSVLTEGLQNSTVFLNARGLYDVVSVLRIRRTPSVNVGCCIENVLLHQNLTGIGQAETPRATKPSNTGSHTGVHRKGHGTVLSALAVLGVVVVVAAAAGSMCRSRCPHGIHARCQAARPEQAFSDYV, from the exons ATGTTCCTGCTGCTGCTTGGCGCCCTGCAAGCCA CAGATATCCAAGAGCAAGAAGTCAGAGCGCTGGTGGGCAGCGACGTCGAGCTCAGCTGCATTTTCCCCGAAGGACACACTTTCGATTTAGAGGACCTTTATGTGTATTGGCAAATCAGCATCTTGGGCCACCCGACGACCGTGACGTACTACCTCTCTGGGAATAGCTCGGCCGGCCTTGAGGACAACCGCTACAGAGACAGGGCCTGGCTCGTGCCCGAGAGCATGAAGCACGGAGACTTCTCCCTGCATCTCTACAACATCACCCCCCAAGACGAACAGAAGTTCAGCTGCCTGGTGTTTAGGAAATCCTTGCagttaaaaaagattttggaCGTGGTGGTGACGTTGCACGTGGCAG CAAACTACAGCATGCCCATGGTCAGCATCCCAAGCGGCCTTCACGAGGACGAGGAGCTCACATTCACGTGCACGTCTACGAATGGCTATCCAAAGCCAAATGTGTACTGGATCAACAAGACGGACAACAGCGTGCTGACCGAGGGCCTGCAGAACAGCACGGTCTTCTTGAATGCACGGGGCCTATATGATGTGGTCAGCGTCCTGCGGATCAGGCGGACCCCCAGTGTGAATGTCGGCTGCTGCATAGAGAATGTCCTTCTGCACCAAAACCTGACTGGCATCGGCCAGGCAG AAACGCCCAGGGCAACCAAACCCAGCAACACGGGGAGCCACACCGGCGTCCACAGGAAGGGCCACGGGACGGTGCTGAGCGCCCTGGCCGTGCTGGGCGTGGTCGTGGTGGTGGCCGCGGCTGCCGGCAGCATGTGCAGAAGCAGGTGCCCCCACGGGATCCACGCCAG GTGCCAGGCTGCAAGGCCAGAGCAGGCATTCTCTG